AACTTAAAAACTTTAAAATTGCTGTATATGCAAAAAATTATTCTCTTAACTATAAACACAAATCATTTATTAACTATGCCGAGGTTTTTAATATGGATATCGCTATAGTTAACTCTTTAGACCTGGAATACGACATATGTATATTTTTACATGAAGAGTTAATTTCAGAAGAGATGAGTAAGATTATAAAGTCTGATAAAAAGTTTATTAGTATCGTTTCTCAAGAGTGTGACATATATGATAATTATATGCATGTAAATACTATCTCTTTCCCTCTATATTGTGAAAAACTAAAAGTCGCTTTTGAGGAGCTCTTATATCCTCAGGAATACCTAGAACACAGAAAGAAAATCTCTAAACACTTTAAAGGGAAAATTTTAGTAGCTGAGGATAATGAGGCTAATCAGGAACTCATCAAAATAATACTTTCAAAATACGGACTAGAGTTTGATATTGTAAATAATGGGCTTGATGCTATAGAGTTGTACAAAATCAATCATTATGACCTTATTTTGATGGATGAGCAGATGCCAAAAATGGATGGCACGCAAGCGGTTGAAAAGATAAGAGAGTTTGAAAAAGAAAACTCTTTAGAGCATACACCTATATCAGCACTTACGGCAAATGTTTTAAAAGGTGCAAGAGAAAAAGGGCTTCTCCATGGATATGATGCATTTTTAGGAAAACCTATAGTATTAAAAGATTTAGAAAATCTTTTTGATACATTTTTAGAACCCGATTATACTCATTTATCATCAGAGACAAGCAATAGGGTACCTGATGTCAAGATAGTTGGTTTAGACTCCAAAGCGCTGACAAAAGAGTTGATGTTAAGTATTGATGAATTAACAATGTTACTCGATCTCTTTGTTAGTAAAATGCAGCAGGTTCTCCCGGAACTACAAGAGGCTATAAAAGACAAAGATTTTTATACGATAGCAAAAAAAGCGCATAATATTAAAGGTTCTAGTGGTAACTTTAGAATAGAGTTCTTACAAAAGACAGCAAGTGAAATGGAAGAGATGGCAAAAAAGGAAGATGCTTCATATGATTATGAAGAGAATTTCATAAAAATAAAAGAAGCCATAGAAGCGATAAAAATTTTATAAAATTGTTTTACTCTTCAATATAATAGCCGATTCCGGAAGCATTTTTAATGATATCAGTTTCAAGCTTGTTTCTTAGTCTCCAGACAAGCGTACGGACACTGTTTTCTGTAGCACCTTTATCTTCCCATACATAGTTAACAGCTTGTTCAAACGTTACAACAGAACCGAGCTGTGCAACTAAAAGTCTTAAAAATGCGTTTTCTTTTTTTGTAAGCTTTAATTTTTTGCCTTGATAAAATGTTTCACAGATACTAATATCAAGGTGATAGTTGTCTCCAAAAGGGACAATAGGCTCATCAGAAGAGCGTTTTGCATAAAGCATCTTTTCGAGATTCATTTTATCGACTTTAAGTGTATCGATATCGTTTTTTCTCTCATTCTCTACCTGGAATTTAAACAGAGCCATTTGAATGGTAGCATGAAGTGAATTTGGGTCAAAAGGTTTTACTATATATCCATAAGGTTCTGTAACCTTTGCTCTTGTAATGATTTCATCATCCGTGTAAGAAGTGAGGTAGATAAATGGAATGTTGTAATTTTCTTTTATATATTTGGCAAGTTCAATTCCATCATCGCTCTCTTGTAGAGAGATATCAATAATAACTACACTAGGACGATGAGTAGAAATTTTAATTTTTGCCTGTTCAATGTTATCACATACACCGACTACACTGTAGCCATGCTTTTGTAAAGATATGTTGAGATTAAGTGAAGTTATTTCATCATCTTCAACAACTAGTATTTTATCTTTAGTATTCATCTTTACACTTCCTATATCAAAAAAAAATGATTATTATGTGATAACACAATTTATAAAATTATAATATAACTTTTTTTTATTTACAATACTTAATCTAAATAAGTGTAAAATTTGTTACAAAATGATACTAACAGATTATAATATATTCTCAAAAGGATTGATAATGCGCCTTTTTATGACGTTTTTATTGGTAGTATATACAAGTATTGCAGCTGCAAACGAAGTAGAAAAATTACCGAAATTACAACTAAAACCTTTAACACAAAAAGAAAAATCAATAATAATTTATAAGGGTACGGAGAGACCTTTTAGTGGAAAATATTATAATTTTGATCAAAATGGAACATATTATTGCAAACAATGCGGTGCAAAACTTTTTGACTCTACAGATAAGTTTCACAGTGGATGCGGTTGGCCAAGCTTTGACGATGCGATCGAAGGAGCTGTTAAAAAAGTAAAAGATGCTGACGGTAGAAGAGTGGAGATCTTATGTGCAAGATGTGGAGCACATCTTGGACATGTTTTTGAAGGGGAAGGGTTTACAGAGAAAAACAGAAGATATTGTGTTAATTCTATCTCTTTAGATTTTCAAAAAGCTACTCAGAGTACGATCAAAAAAGTATATTTTGCCGGAGGGTGTTTCTGGGGAGTAGAGTATTATCTTGAAAAACAAAAAGGGGTACTTAGTGTAGTGTCCGGTTATATGGGTGGAGAAAAGCCCAATCCAAGCTATAGAGACGTTTCTCGTGGAGATAGCGGCTATCTTGAGATCGTAGAAGTTACTTATGATTCAACTCAGGTTGACTATGAGACCTTGGCAAGACTATTTTTTGAGATCCACGATCCGACACAAAAAGATGGGCAAGGACCAGATATTGGCAAGCAGTACCGTTCGGCTATTTTTGTCTCAAATAAAAAGGAGAGAAAAATAGTGCAAAAATTGATCAATCTTTTAGAGTTAAAAGGGTATGATGTCGCTACAACTATTCGAGATAAAAAAGAGTTTTATGAGGCTGAAAAGTATCATCAAGACTATTATGACAGAAAAGGGAAAAAACCGTATTGTCACGGTTATGTAAAAAGATTTTAAAAGGTAGAATAATTGATAGAATATGTTTTAATGGATGAGTATATAGAATTGTATAAACTGATCAAACTTTTAGACTTGGTAGACAGCGGAGCTGAAGCTAAACAACTCGTAGCTCATGAGTATGTATTTAGAAACGGTGAGCTTGAAACAAGAAAAAGAGCGAAGATTGTTAAAGGTGATATTTTAACGATCGGTGATGAAGTGACTATAAAAGTTGTATAAACTTTTATAGTACAAAAGAACTGATAAGCCCTATAACTCCTCCAAAAACTCCACCCCATACAACAAGCCACTCAAGATGTTCACGTATCAGCTTTTGAACAAGCTCTTTTACCATTTGCGGTGTAAGTTCATTGAGCCTTGTATCGATCACTATTTCAATAGAGTTTAAAATATCTTCGTTTAACGATGAATTTTGAAGATGTTTATCAAGTGTTTGTGCAAAACTCTCAGAAGAGACAATCGTAATTATTGCCGATTTTAGTTTGTTTGTAAAAGGTTCACGAAGCCCCTCCAAGGCTTTTTCTCCTCCAAACATACCAAGCATACCGCCAAAAGGTGAGTCCATTACAGTCTTTGTGAGTGCATCATATGCAGGTGAAAAATCACTCTCCTCAATGATTGGAGTTAAATCAATCTTCTTTTCCTCATTTTGAAAAAAGTTTTCTAACTGCTCTTTTGTAAAGAACTGCTCCATTAAAAGCTCTTTTATAGCAAGTTTGAATGCTTCAAAATGGAGTGGAATTACCCCTGAACCATAGAGAAAAGGTACCTTTTCAAAAAGCATATGAACTGCCAGTTGATTGGTAACGGCACCTGAGAGTGCAAAAAGACCCGTAAAGAGTAAACCTGAAGAGAGAAGAGGTTCTAAACCCGGGGCAAATGATAATGCGATTAATACTATTGCAGAGATGTTGGTTATAAAACTTTTATTTAATATCAAATTATTCTCCAAATTTTTGGGTAATTATATATAAAAATAGTATTATTACAAAAAAAATGAGGCTGATATGAAAGAGGAAACATATAGATTATTTGAAGCAGCTACACTTGAGGAGATCGTATCTGCGATCATTGCAGAGTTAGATACAAGAAATGAGTCTCCTTTTTGGAAAGAGAAGGTTGGACCGTTTACAAGTGCGGTTTTATCGGTACTTATTCCTTTAAGAGATAAGGGGATTTTATTTGATCCGCAAGGTGCAAAAAAAGAGGTCTTAACACCTGAATTGTTTTTAGAATGGAGTGACTTTGTGTCATTAAAGATGTTGGTATTTACTATAGCAAAATCAAATGAAGCGAATCAACTACTTAGAACAAAACTAAGTGAAGAGGATTGTAAAAAATATATTCCAATCGATCTTGAAACACTTGGAACTTACTTGAGTAAATATAGTGTGAACTTAGAAAATGAAGCACTTGATTTTCCAATAGCGAACTACAACCTACACCAAGGTGTGAGTAACGTTATAAAATCATTACTATAGGGAGAGTTTACTCCCCTTTTTTGAAGTTTGTACAAAATAGGCTATAATGATTCTAAGAGATACATTGTGGAGGTCTATTATGAAACATTCACTACCGGCTTTACCGTATAAATCAGATGCTCTAGAACCTTTTTTATCGGAGCAAACACTTCTTTTCCATCATAAAAAACATCATGCAGGATATGTCAATAAGCTAAATAGTTTGATCGAGGGTACTGAGTACGAAACGATGAGTTTAGAGCATATTATTTTGCAGTCTGAGGGTGCCGTTTTTAATAATGCGGCACAGATATTCAACCATAACTTTTATTGGAATTGTCTTTCTCCCGTAAAAACAACACCTTCAGATCCACTTGCTAAAAAGATATCTGATGTTTTTGGCAGTATGCAAAAGTTTAAAGAGGAATTTTTAAATGCTGCAGTTGGAAATTTCGGCTCGGGATGGACATGGTTGATCATGGACCAGCATGAACATTTAAGAATCGTAAATACGTCCAATGCCAACA
Above is a window of Sulfurimonas marina DNA encoding:
- a CDS encoding superoxide dismutase, producing MKHSLPALPYKSDALEPFLSEQTLLFHHKKHHAGYVNKLNSLIEGTEYETMSLEHIILQSEGAVFNNAAQIFNHNFYWNCLSPVKTTPSDPLAKKISDVFGSMQKFKEEFLNAAVGNFGSGWTWLIMDQHEHLRIVNTSNANTPIVHSQTPLLTCDVWEHAYYLDYKNERLKYLEGFWEHINWDNVSKVYADKEHLNVIGLAGVVNNDPDDPMSDYLDELQHQEETSS
- a CDS encoding DUF445 domain-containing protein; amino-acid sequence: MILNKSFITNISAIVLIALSFAPGLEPLLSSGLLFTGLFALSGAVTNQLAVHMLFEKVPFLYGSGVIPLHFEAFKLAIKELLMEQFFTKEQLENFFQNEEKKIDLTPIIEESDFSPAYDALTKTVMDSPFGGMLGMFGGEKALEGLREPFTNKLKSAIITIVSSESFAQTLDKHLQNSSLNEDILNSIEIVIDTRLNELTPQMVKELVQKLIREHLEWLVVWGGVFGGVIGLISSFVL
- a CDS encoding response regulator transcription factor, with amino-acid sequence MNTKDKILVVEDDEITSLNLNISLQKHGYSVVGVCDNIEQAKIKISTHRPSVVIIDISLQESDDGIELAKYIKENYNIPFIYLTSYTDDEIITRAKVTEPYGYIVKPFDPNSLHATIQMALFKFQVENERKNDIDTLKVDKMNLEKMLYAKRSSDEPIVPFGDNYHLDISICETFYQGKKLKLTKKENAFLRLLVAQLGSVVTFEQAVNYVWEDKGATENSVRTLVWRLRNKLETDIIKNASGIGYYIEE
- a CDS encoding bifunctional methionine sulfoxide reductase B/A protein, whose translation is MRLFMTFLLVVYTSIAAANEVEKLPKLQLKPLTQKEKSIIIYKGTERPFSGKYYNFDQNGTYYCKQCGAKLFDSTDKFHSGCGWPSFDDAIEGAVKKVKDADGRRVEILCARCGAHLGHVFEGEGFTEKNRRYCVNSISLDFQKATQSTIKKVYFAGGCFWGVEYYLEKQKGVLSVVSGYMGGEKPNPSYRDVSRGDSGYLEIVEVTYDSTQVDYETLARLFFEIHDPTQKDGQGPDIGKQYRSAIFVSNKKERKIVQKLINLLELKGYDVATTIRDKKEFYEAEKYHQDYYDRKGKKPYCHGYVKRF
- a CDS encoding RNA-binding S4 domain-containing protein, producing MIEYVLMDEYIELYKLIKLLDLVDSGAEAKQLVAHEYVFRNGELETRKRAKIVKGDILTIGDEVTIKVV